CTTATCTTCTTATTTATAGACACAAAGACCCGTTGTTCTCAATTTATTACTATAACCTTTAAGTTggacgcaacaacaacaggtccAACTGTATAAATTGAAACGCACGTCCAGTTGGAAAACACAGTCTCATTCTAACCAATTCCGAATAACAAAAGAATGGCGCATCTTTCGCCGGTAGTTTCACTCACCCAAGTTGTTTTGCTGTTGGTTTTCATCTGCTGGACGCCGAGTTCGACTGGCGCTGCCTTTTCCTTGGAGGAAGAATTCCTACAACTGAAGGAAAATTATGTAAGAAtttatcaaaatttattttccacgCGAGGCTTCTGTTGTCAACAGTCATATTCAATCGTATTCAATTTGTTATTTCTATGTCTTATTTTAATCAATATTTTAatcttattcaatttattgttaatagattcaaatgaaacaagtcGTGAAAAGCTTGGAAGCCAAAGTTGAACAAGTGAAGAGTTTGGAATCCACAACGATTGAACTGCAGGCCAAAGTTGAACAACAAGATTCGCTTTTGACTTCATTTTtacgagagaaaaatgaatgaacaCCGGCAGCAGCAACCGACTCGATTCCAATTGGCAATAATCTATCGGCTGTTGCCATCAATGGACTGCCGTCTTCATGCGCGGATCTCAAAATGATTGGCCACATTTGGAGCGggattttatttcgttatgGGACTAGCGAAAATGGAATCCGTTTACTGCGATTTCACTAAACTCCCTTAAGATGCGGGTAAATGTTTCACATTTCACGTTAATCAGTTGCAATCAGCAATattatctattttttaattctataaCTAACGAAAAGGTTTCCAGAAATTgatcggatacgccgacgtcaaatcggcgcccgtccatttctacgtcaAGAGAGAATCTGATTTAGACACAGAAAACactccgattccgttcgatgtGGCGGtggtgaacgagggaaatgccatgGATTTGACAACGGGGATATTCACGGCACCGTggccgggaatttattttttctcattcgCGGCAGTGGTGCTGCGTCTTTATTCTTCATCTgctgttgatttttcttctcgtatttatttgaacgggaatATAATCGGGTCGAGTCGTGTTTTAGGGAGAAACAACGTTGATCAAGAGAGTCCGTTTAGCTacataataatttattaaaccgggttttcaattttcttgccCTTATTTTTACAGATAGAAAAACGAATTTGTGTTCAGTGATTAGAGCACATCAACTCTAATGGACGTGTAACCGTTGaataattttggaaaaattctGATTCTTTTACGAATTAGAAGCGATtgaattttctcccttttctagTCCGACGCGCATTCTGTAAATTTCACAATCAAATCGGTTTTTCAATTGTAGCGTTCACAGTTTTACAGTTAGAAACTTAAGAATTTGTTTGTACATTCAAAATGATAATTTTCATCTactgtttaattttcttaaagGAATTCCTAGCCATTATTGAATTAGACTCGAATTTTCTCCCCtcccctatttttttcttccctttccaTCCTGCGTCcgtgagaagaaaataattaatttaaaatgtaattgaatcaaattgaaatagtCGAATTTTCTTTAGAGATGTGTGTATTCGCTATTCAGTAAGAGTTATTGCATCCACAGTCAAATTTAGGTAAAAAACCTCaaattgtcgaaaatgaacGCCGTTCTCCGATGAAGTTGAACCTCAAAGTGACGCcgcaatttcctcctccaacatgaaacccgtgaaatgggtcAAGTGGCGACTGTCGTCATGCAAATACGAAGATGAACCATAATAAGCAATATCCACCCAGAGTTGATCGCCTATTTTCAAGTTTAGAGTCGACTGGAGGGTCACCACACTATATTGTTCAACGGGGCCGTTATTCTCTTTAACAAAACTCGCCCCGATTCGattcccgttcaaataaagagaaggaaaaagataaaCAGAAGATGAATATGAAAGATACGCCACTcccgtgaaagagaaaaaataaattcccggccgcggtgccgtgaatatCCCCGATGTCAAATCcatggcatttccctcgttcaccaCCGCCacatcgaacggaatcggagtGCCAAGTGTGtcaaaataagaatttctctggacgtagaaatagACGGGTGctgatttgacgtcggcgaatccgatccatttctgaaaacctatagaattaaaaaaaatatttagataaTTGTAACTGAATAATTCGTgagaatttgaaacatttaccCGCATCGCCAGGGAGTTTAGTGAAATCGCAGTAAACGGATTCCATTTTCGAAAATCCCATGACGGAATAAAATCCGCTCAGGGTGTGGCCAATCGTGTTTAGATCCTCGCATGAAGACGGTAGTCCGTTGATGGC
Above is a genomic segment from Daphnia pulicaria isolate SC F1-1A chromosome 8, SC_F0-13Bv2, whole genome shotgun sequence containing:
- the LOC124312416 gene encoding uncharacterized protein LOC124312416; this encodes MAHFSVASLAQVVLLLVLICWTPSSTGTAFSLEEEFLRLKENYIQMIQVVKSLESTAIEQQAKVTQLEAQLELNNELRQDLALKVIQLESKNVQLEVKIGKLEAKVEQQDSLLTSLLREKNERTAAATYSVSIGNNQSAVAINGLPSSCEDLNTIGHTLSGFYSVMGFSKMESVYCDFTKLPGDAGFQKWIGFADVKSAPVYFYVQRNSYFDTLGTPIPFDVAVVNEGNAMDLTSGIFTAPRPGIYFFSFTGVAYLSYSSSVYLFPSLYLNGNRIGASFVKENNGPVEQYSVVTLQSTLNLKIGDQLWVDIAYYGSSSYLHDDSRHLTHFTGFMLEEEIAASL